The following proteins come from a genomic window of Rutidosis leptorrhynchoides isolate AG116_Rl617_1_P2 chromosome 10, CSIRO_AGI_Rlap_v1, whole genome shotgun sequence:
- the LOC139869945 gene encoding uncharacterized protein, producing MKFLFQCPCCSCFCFLKPKKGTPKETKPKEKESKPKEKESKPIEKENKGEKKTD from the coding sequence ATGAAGTTCTTGTTTCAGTGTCCTTGTTGTTCTTGTTTCTGCTTTTTGAAGCCGAAAAAGGGGACACCGAAGGAAACTAAACCGAAAGAAAAAGAATCTAAACCGAAGGAGAAAGAATCTAAACCAATTGAGAAAGAAAACAAGGGTGAGAAGAAGACTGACTGA